ATCAACATCATTCGATATTTGGATCCGTATGTCTACGAAAATGGGCTGGGGGAACTGTATACGGCAGAAACGACATTCCAGGTTGGAGAACGTGTAATGAAGCCGGATGTTGCATTCGTTTCAACCGCCCGCTTGGATGTCGACGAAGACAAAGGGTTTCCGGTCCCTCCTGACCTGGCGATTGAAGTAATTTCTCCGACAGATGTTCACTACCGTATTGTCCGCAAGGTGTTCGACTATCTGAAGGCAGGGACCCGCCTCGTTTGGGTACTTGACCCTGTCTCCAAATCGGTGACGGTGTATCGTTCTGAAAGCGATATTGAGATACTTACGCACGCAGCCACGTTGACAGGTGAGGATGTCGTGCCAGGGTTTGCCTGTCTCGTGGAAAACCTGTTTGAATAATATCGACAATTCAAAGTGTGGGCAGGGAGTCCGACGGTTTTCTCATCTTACAGGTTCCTAATGGGTTGGAACAGATCGGAAACCTGTCCGAAACGAAGTGGAGGACAGCGCGGAGGCCAATCATTTAAAAAATGTTTACATCCATCGAAAACGTTCAAAATGTGTGTGAAAAACATGCGTATATCGCGGATAAGGGTTTAGCAACGACCCTCTATCTCGCGCATCATCTCAAAAAACCCATTTTTCTTGAAGGCGAACCCGGTGTCGGTAAGACTGAAGTCGCTAAGGTACTTGCGGATTCAACAGGTGCGAAACTCATTCGACTGCAGTGTTATGAAGGCTTGGATGCAAACAGCGCACTCTATGAATGGAACTATACACGGCAAATTTTGCAACTCCGTATTGACGAAGCACGCGGACGCGACAAAGAAAGCATCGGCACCGACCTGTTTAGCGAAGCATTCCTGCTGAAACGTCCGCTGATGGAGGCGATCCAGAGCGACGGCGATGTCCCACCCGTCTTACTCATCGACGAGGTAGACCGAAGTGATAGCGAATTTGAGGCGTTTCTGCTGGAGATTTTGTCCGATTTCCAAATTACGATCCCCGAAATCGGTACGATTCAAGCGAAACATATTCCCTACGTTGTGCTTACCTCAAACCGGACGCGCGAGGTGCATGAGGCACTCAAACGGCGTTGTCTCTATCAGTGGATCGATTATCCGACCGTAGAGAAAGAGTTGGCAATCGTTCAGGCGAAGCTGCCGCAGATTGAGGAACACCTTGCGATGCAGCTCTGTCAGATGATGCAGCTGTGGCGACAGGGGGATTACTATAAGAAACCGGGGGTTGCGGAAACCTTGGATTGGGGGCTTGCCCTCGTCGCACTCGGTAAGGCGCAATTGGATGCGGATATCGTTGCTGAAACGCTTGGCTGTGTCTTCAAATATCAGGATGATGTCCAACGTGCCCGCACAGTGGACTTGTCTGAATTGGGACTATAGGATGAACCAGACTAAAAAAACACGACAAGTTGAAATAAAAATTTTCAGAGGAGTCGGTTATCTTCTTTTGGTAGGTGCAGCTTTTTGCACAATGGTACCTCTACTGTGGCTATTGACCTCCTCTTTTAAAACTGCCAGCGAAATCTTCGCTGTCCCAATTCAATGGTTTCCGAGTTTTCCGCCACGTGTTGCATCGTCGCCTTATATCGTCGAAAATGCGTATCCCAAGATTGAAAAACCGATGGCAGTAGATGAGACGGTGTGGGAAACGTTGCAACCCGAACTTACACAAGTGATTTGGACGGAAACGCAGACACACATCGCAGCAAATACGCAGCTTTCCAATTACGTGCCATCTGAAGAATTGCAGACCGAAATAACAGAGGGGTTGTGGCAACAATTGGTCGCAAGTTTACCAGATGAGGTCTGGAACGGCACAACGGCATCCATCGTTATGGTGGTGCAGGAAGCGATTATCCCCGAAGCGGTTGACACGATCTGGAGTTCTGTATATCGTGAAGTCGCGGTTGGGACACTCCAAATAGAGGACCTTGATTTCAATCGCACGCCGATTGAGGTTATGGACTGGGAAGCAAAAGTAGGCACGCGTATTCGTCCATCAGACGATGCCCAGACGGCTGCGAGTTTATCCTACGATTTCCAAGACAATAACACCACCTACATGACGGCTACGGTTGCTTCACCTATTCCGATTGATCGGATACGACGTGTAACGCTGCCTGTACGTGGAGATGCTTCGTATCACCGTCTCTCTTTAGCCGTATCTGTCGGCAACGGGACGACGTATCAACCGACACGTCCTTTCGTTTTAGAGAGCGCGTTATGGAAGGATGTGGTGTGGCGACTCCACGGCATCCCCGGTGAGTTAGAGTCATCACACATCACGATGCAACAGGTAGAGACGAACCGCACAGTTCAATCCACTATGGAAGTGAATGCGGATAACCAATTGTTCCTACAACTCTCGCTTCATCAACCGGCTTACCTGTCGATTGTGTGGGATAAATTTACCTCAAACTATCGGAATCTGTGGAAGACGGTGCCGTATGGTCGTTATTTTGTCAACAGCGTTTTCATCGCCACTGCGTCAACGCTGCTCACGCTGTTTTTCTGTTCGCTCGGTGGTTATGCCTTTGCCAAATATCGGTTCCGCGGGCAAAAAATCCTGTTCGGTATCCTCCTCGCTTCCATGATGGTGCCTTTTCAGGTGTTGCTGGTTCCATTGTTTGGGTTGATGTATGACATCGGTTGGCTCAACAGTTACAAGGCGATTATCATCCCGTTTTCTGTCGGCGCTTTTGGCGTGTTTCTGATGCGCCAATTCATTGTAACGATCCCGTCAGAGCTGCTGGATGCAGCGCGTATCGACGGTTGTTCGGAGTTCGGTATCTATTATAGAATTATCCTGCCTATTATTAAACCCGCGCTGGGTGCGTTAACAATCT
Above is a window of Candidatus Poribacteria bacterium DNA encoding:
- a CDS encoding Uma2 family endonuclease, giving the protein MKESHKNTPEIPESIPTTMTLAEFLENDIPGYEYSEGKLVLKSPPTVPKSVPTTMTLAEFLENDVPGYEYAKGELIPMSAATRRHGKTSINIIRYLDPYVYENGLGELYTAETTFQVGERVMKPDVAFVSTARLDVDEDKGFPVPPDLAIEVISPTDVHYRIVRKVFDYLKAGTRLVWVLDPVSKSVTVYRSESDIEILTHAATLTGEDVVPGFACLVENLFE
- a CDS encoding MoxR family ATPase; the encoded protein is MFTSIENVQNVCEKHAYIADKGLATTLYLAHHLKKPIFLEGEPGVGKTEVAKVLADSTGAKLIRLQCYEGLDANSALYEWNYTRQILQLRIDEARGRDKESIGTDLFSEAFLLKRPLMEAIQSDGDVPPVLLIDEVDRSDSEFEAFLLEILSDFQITIPEIGTIQAKHIPYVVLTSNRTREVHEALKRRCLYQWIDYPTVEKELAIVQAKLPQIEEHLAMQLCQMMQLWRQGDYYKKPGVAETLDWGLALVALGKAQLDADIVAETLGCVFKYQDDVQRARTVDLSELGL
- a CDS encoding carbohydrate ABC transporter permease — translated: MVPLLWLLTSSFKTASEIFAVPIQWFPSFPPRVASSPYIVENAYPKIEKPMAVDETVWETLQPELTQVIWTETQTHIAANTQLSNYVPSEELQTEITEGLWQQLVASLPDEVWNGTTASIVMVVQEAIIPEAVDTIWSSVYREVAVGTLQIEDLDFNRTPIEVMDWEAKVGTRIRPSDDAQTAASLSYDFQDNNTTYMTATVASPIPIDRIRRVTLPVRGDASYHRLSLAVSVGNGTTYQPTRPFVLESALWKDVVWRLHGIPGELESSHITMQQVETNRTVQSTMEVNADNQLFLQLSLHQPAYLSIVWDKFTSNYRNLWKTVPYGRYFVNSVFIATASTLLTLFFCSLGGYAFAKYRFRGQKILFGILLASMMVPFQVLLVPLFGLMYDIGWLNSYKAIIIPFSVGAFGVFLMRQFIVTIPSELLDAARIDGCSEFGIYYRIILPIIKPALGALTIYSFLGSWNGYLWPLIILRDEVKYTLPIGLANLVGIYRQDYGMLMAGTLLSLMPIVILFLAMQREFVQGITLGGVKE